In Thermococcus sp. 21S7, the genomic window GTCTATCAACGTCCTCCTCGCTTATGTGGGTTTTGAAAATCCTCAGTGAAAACCTAACCGTACTCTCCCACTTCAGCCACAGCCCCACCACGAGTGCCGTTATCAGGAGGGTCGAGGCCACGAGGTGACCTGAAAAGTGGGAGAGCCCAATCGCCAGCAACAGCATTAACGGGACTACCTCGGAGATTCTTTCATAGATTATACTCCCCATTGACAGCGTTACGGGCACATCGTGCACCTTCGATATCCACGCCACCCTGAGAACCTCTCCCCCACCGCGGCTCATGGGGGTGATGTTGTTGATGAATATTGAGGAGAGGGTAACCTTAAGCAGCTCCAGGAGCGGTATCTCGCGTCCCATCTCGCTCAGAACTATCTTCCAGCGAAGGGCGTAGATTACGGTGCTCACATAGTACGTGCCCATGGCTCCAACGAAGAACCATAATGCCCTTGGATCCATCGAGCCTATGAGCGAAGTGTAGTTTCCAAAGTCCATGGTACTCACCTGTGTTTTCTGAGGATTTGAGCCTGTGATTTAACGTCGGGTGGTGGTTGATAGCGGGCAGACGGTGCCGCGGAATTCTGGCTTTCTCTGAGTTAAAAGGTCCTGTCGGCCGGCTACTCGTGTTTACCTTCACAGGAGTATATAAAGCTCTTCTGGCTCAAAATTTGAAGTGTTGGTTCAATTTTTGAAATGATGTGTTTGTCGGGTCTGGATGCTCAAAACAGGTGAGGTACTTTAAAAACCGGACCACAAAACCTTAATTAACCTATGATAACAACCCGCCAGAGATAGGCATGAAGGGCAGAGAACTCAACGAGCGAACCAAGAGAGTTCTAGAGTTCGTTAGGGAAAATCCCGGCCTGAGCTTCAACGAGATATCCCGAAGACTCGGCATTGCAAAGGGA contains:
- a CDS encoding lysylphosphatidylglycerol synthase transmembrane domain-containing protein, which translates into the protein MDFGNYTSLIGSMDPRALWFFVGAMGTYYVSTVIYALRWKIVLSEMGREIPLLELLKVTLSSIFINNITPMSRGGGEVLRVAWISKVHDVPVTLSMGSIIYERISEVVPLMLLLAIGLSHFSGHLVASTLLITALVVGLWLKWESTVRFSLRIFKTHISEEDVDRLVALKKNVPFNLTVVGLSSLVWALDITRLKLITMAFKWNPPLELLAVISLANLLFGLLAFTPGGIGIVEGGLVGSMKYFGIDGPLAVSVALLERFISYVSSTIVGFVTLVTSGGMKVWRASKSH